A window from Populus trichocarpa isolate Nisqually-1 chromosome 3, P.trichocarpa_v4.1, whole genome shotgun sequence encodes these proteins:
- the LOC7478352 gene encoding AP2-like ethylene-responsive transcription factor AIL1 isoform X2, which produces MSKWLGFSLTPHLRIDEGFGREDQAPGFSVMPLRSDGSLCVFDPFRRPSNGAPDWRYENTMDGGSTSEDGPKLEDFLGCYSNSPSNETKVHCQQEDHQSHQNHANRINVDLAPSFNTNGDVKTGENSLTSRSSSIQSYHFNDNPQTSIPSHCLQHCDLNHSHSHNHNHNHESGMNHVPFESASSVSGFKSWLRQTAPFSSSGKSPIEANNSNFQSLLLTMSPSSQNGLATISPLQVVDNRKRPVVKSLAKEPVSHKSIDTFGQRTSQYRGVTRHRWTGRYEAHLWDNSCRKEGQTRKGRQGGYDKEEKAARAYDLAALKYWGPTTHINFPLNTYEKELEEMKHMTRQEFVASLRRKSSGFSRGASVYRGVTRHHQHGRWQARIGRVAGNKDLYLGTFSTQEEAAEAYDIAAIKFRGTSAVTNFGIRRYDVKRICSSSKLIASDLAKRSTKDSAPVALEDYNSCASSTSSQPHFAIASSEASHELTDMMWSENTGEHQQQQSANNNNNGVTLVASTSRNPPIAASPKCSVGLASDFGLGSESYSQGYFPLQGGKHQVPMFALWND; this is translated from the exons ATGAGTAAATGGTTGGGGTTTTCTCTGACTCCACACTTGAGAATTGATGAAGGGTTTGGTAGAGAAGACCAAGCTCCTGGTTTCTCTGTCATGCCTTTGCGTTCTGATGGATCTCTTTGTGTTTTTGATCCCTTTAGACGTCCATCTAATGGTGCCCCAG ATTGGAGATATGAAAACACTATGGATGGAGGCAGTACAAGTGAAGATGGTCCAAAGCTTGAGGATTTCTTGGGGTGTTACTCAAACTCACCTTCTAATGAGACCAAAGTTCATTGTCAGCAAGAAGATCACCAGAGTCATCAAAACCATGCTAATAGAATCAATGTTGATCTAGCACCAAGCTTCAACACCAACGGAGATGTAAAAACTGGGGAGAATAGTCTCACAAGCCGTTCTTCTTCAATCCAAAGTTACCATTTCAATGACAATCCACAAACCTCAATCCCTAGTCACTGTCTTCAGCACTGTGATTTAAACCATAGCCATAGCCATAACCATAACCATAACCATGAAAGTGGCATGAACCATGTGCCTTTTGAGAGTGCTAGTTCAGTTTCTGGGTTCAAGTCTTGGCTTAGGCAGACGGCGCCATTTTCTTCTAGTGGGAAGTCTCCAATTGAAGCGAACAATAGCAATTTTCAATCATTATTGCTCACAATGAGTCCTAGTTCTCAGAATGGATTGGCTACTATATCTCCATTGCAAGTGGTTGATAACCGTAAAAGGCCAGTTGTAAAATCACTTGCTAAAGAACCAGTTTCTCATAAATCTATTGACACATTTGGACAAAGAACTTCACAATATAGAGGTGTAACAAG GCATAGATGGACTGGGAGATATGAGGCCCATTTATGGGACAATAGTTGCAGGAAAGAAGGACAAACGAGGAAAGGAAGGCAAG GTGGGTATGATAAGGAAGAAAAAGCAGCAAGGGCTTATGATTTAGCTGCCTTGAAGTATTGGGGTCCAACAACGCATATTAATTTCCCT TTGAACACTTATGAGAAAGAGCTTGAAGAGATGAAGCACATGACCAGGCAAGAATTTGTAGCCAGTTTGAGAAG GAAAAGTAGTGGGTTTTCAAGAGGAGCTTCTGTGTACAGAGGAGTGACAAG GCATCATCAACATGGAAGATGGCAAGCAAGAATAGGAAGGGTTGCTGGAAACAAGGATTTGTACCTTGGAACATTTA GTACACAAGAAGAAGCTGCAGAGGCCTATGACATTGCTGCAATTAAATTTAGGGGTACCAGTGCTGTTACAAATTTTGGTATAAGAAGGTATGATGTGAAGAGAATTTGCTCAAGCTCCAAACTCATTGCTAGTGACCTAGCTAAGCGTTCAACAAAAGATTCGGCTCCGGTGGCCCTCGAGGATTACAATTCCTGTGCTTCATCAACATCTTCTCAGCCCCACTTTGCCATAGCAAGCAGTGAAGCCTCCCATGAATTGACTGACATGATGTGGAGTGAAAATACAGGGGAACATCAACAGCAACAAAGTgctaacaacaataacaatggTGTAACTTTGGTGGCTTCAACTAGCAGGAATCCCCCCATTGCTGCTAGTCCAAAATGTTCGGTTGGCTTAGCTAGTGATTTTGGCCTTGGCAGCGAAAGCTATTCTCAGGGCTACTTTCCATTGCAGGGTGGAAAGCATCAAGTCCCTATGTTTGCATTGTggaatgattga
- the LOC7478352 gene encoding AP2-like ethylene-responsive transcription factor AIL1 isoform X1, whose translation MSKWLGFSLTPHLRIDEGFGREDQAPGFSVMPLRSDGSLCVFDPFRRPSNGAPDWRYENTMDGGSTSEDGPKLEDFLGCYSNSPSNETKVHCQQEDHQSHQNHANRINVDLAPSFNTNGDVKTGENSLTSRSSSIQSYHFNDNPQTSIPSHCLQHCDLNHSHSHNHNHNHESGMNHVPFESASSVSGFKSWLRQTAPFSSSGKSPIEANNSNFQSLLLTMSPSSQNGLATISPLQVVDNRKRPVVKSLAKEPVSHKSIDTFGQRTSQYRGVTRYYLPFLLFFKSWQYLPFNFASTYTCVCAIICYIRSMIVRHRWTGRYEAHLWDNSCRKEGQTRKGRQGGYDKEEKAARAYDLAALKYWGPTTHINFPLNTYEKELEEMKHMTRQEFVASLRRKSSGFSRGASVYRGVTRHHQHGRWQARIGRVAGNKDLYLGTFSTQEEAAEAYDIAAIKFRGTSAVTNFGIRRYDVKRICSSSKLIASDLAKRSTKDSAPVALEDYNSCASSTSSQPHFAIASSEASHELTDMMWSENTGEHQQQQSANNNNNGVTLVASTSRNPPIAASPKCSVGLASDFGLGSESYSQGYFPLQGGKHQVPMFALWND comes from the exons ATGAGTAAATGGTTGGGGTTTTCTCTGACTCCACACTTGAGAATTGATGAAGGGTTTGGTAGAGAAGACCAAGCTCCTGGTTTCTCTGTCATGCCTTTGCGTTCTGATGGATCTCTTTGTGTTTTTGATCCCTTTAGACGTCCATCTAATGGTGCCCCAG ATTGGAGATATGAAAACACTATGGATGGAGGCAGTACAAGTGAAGATGGTCCAAAGCTTGAGGATTTCTTGGGGTGTTACTCAAACTCACCTTCTAATGAGACCAAAGTTCATTGTCAGCAAGAAGATCACCAGAGTCATCAAAACCATGCTAATAGAATCAATGTTGATCTAGCACCAAGCTTCAACACCAACGGAGATGTAAAAACTGGGGAGAATAGTCTCACAAGCCGTTCTTCTTCAATCCAAAGTTACCATTTCAATGACAATCCACAAACCTCAATCCCTAGTCACTGTCTTCAGCACTGTGATTTAAACCATAGCCATAGCCATAACCATAACCATAACCATGAAAGTGGCATGAACCATGTGCCTTTTGAGAGTGCTAGTTCAGTTTCTGGGTTCAAGTCTTGGCTTAGGCAGACGGCGCCATTTTCTTCTAGTGGGAAGTCTCCAATTGAAGCGAACAATAGCAATTTTCAATCATTATTGCTCACAATGAGTCCTAGTTCTCAGAATGGATTGGCTACTATATCTCCATTGCAAGTGGTTGATAACCGTAAAAGGCCAGTTGTAAAATCACTTGCTAAAGAACCAGTTTCTCATAAATCTATTGACACATTTGGACAAAGAACTTCACAATATAGAGGTGTAACAAGGTActatcttccttttcttctcttcttcaagtCGTGGCAATACCTTCCTTTCAACTTCGCTTCAAcatatacatgtgtgtgtgcaATTATCTGTTATATACGTTCTATGATTGTTAGGCATAGATGGACTGGGAGATATGAGGCCCATTTATGGGACAATAGTTGCAGGAAAGAAGGACAAACGAGGAAAGGAAGGCAAG GTGGGTATGATAAGGAAGAAAAAGCAGCAAGGGCTTATGATTTAGCTGCCTTGAAGTATTGGGGTCCAACAACGCATATTAATTTCCCT TTGAACACTTATGAGAAAGAGCTTGAAGAGATGAAGCACATGACCAGGCAAGAATTTGTAGCCAGTTTGAGAAG GAAAAGTAGTGGGTTTTCAAGAGGAGCTTCTGTGTACAGAGGAGTGACAAG GCATCATCAACATGGAAGATGGCAAGCAAGAATAGGAAGGGTTGCTGGAAACAAGGATTTGTACCTTGGAACATTTA GTACACAAGAAGAAGCTGCAGAGGCCTATGACATTGCTGCAATTAAATTTAGGGGTACCAGTGCTGTTACAAATTTTGGTATAAGAAGGTATGATGTGAAGAGAATTTGCTCAAGCTCCAAACTCATTGCTAGTGACCTAGCTAAGCGTTCAACAAAAGATTCGGCTCCGGTGGCCCTCGAGGATTACAATTCCTGTGCTTCATCAACATCTTCTCAGCCCCACTTTGCCATAGCAAGCAGTGAAGCCTCCCATGAATTGACTGACATGATGTGGAGTGAAAATACAGGGGAACATCAACAGCAACAAAGTgctaacaacaataacaatggTGTAACTTTGGTGGCTTCAACTAGCAGGAATCCCCCCATTGCTGCTAGTCCAAAATGTTCGGTTGGCTTAGCTAGTGATTTTGGCCTTGGCAGCGAAAGCTATTCTCAGGGCTACTTTCCATTGCAGGGTGGAAAGCATCAAGTCCCTATGTTTGCATTGTggaatgattga
- the LOC7478351 gene encoding uncharacterized protein LOC7478351, which yields MDTKSSITSISLILGLIFTFCALLVESQSQNGPSPPSPPPSPPPPFPPPPSPPPPPPPLPPPPSPPPPPPPPPPPPSKSPPPPPRKKLQPPPPPPRDRSTGNVMRRRSHPPPPPPPPSKNHQMNSGKKIGLLFVGIAAILQIGVVGFLAYKRRQLLKINDRYEACSS from the coding sequence ATGGACACGAAATCATCAATCACCTCCATCTCTCTGATTTTAGGGCTTATATTCACCTTTTGTGCGCTTCTTGTTGAATCACAATCACAGAACGGTCCTTCACCACCCTCGCCGCCGCCGTCTCCGCCGCCGCCCTTTCCACCGCCTCCATCACCACcccctccacctccacctctaCCTCCACCTCCatcaccacctcctcctcctccacctccacctccacctccatcAAAATCACCTCCACCTCCGCCGAGAAAGAAACTGCAGCCACCACCCCCGCCACCAAGGGATAGGTCTACTGGAAACGTAATGAGAAGGAGAAGtcatccaccaccaccaccaccaccaccatcgaAGAATCACCAGATGAATAGTGGGAAAAAGATTGGGTTACTGTTTGTGGGCATTGCCGCAATCTTGCAGATTGGTGTTGTTGGGTTCTTGGCTTACAAAAGAAGGCAGCTTTTGAAGATTAATGATAGATATGAAGCTTGctcttcttaa
- the LOC7475696 gene encoding growth-regulating factor 5 isoform X1 produces MLNTTSARNSLLFTATQWHELEHQALIYKYMVSGVPVPPELLYSVKRSLESSLASRLFPHQPTGWGCFQAGAGRKADPEPGRCRRTDGKKWRCSKEAYPDSKYCERHMHRGKNRSRKPVELASTTTTAAAAAIPLTSINRNLYNNTVSPSSSSYSFSNLSSSMESEIYAHQDSSRSTFLYPHSSSSGPPADSGFSPQNSTTHNLFLDCGSSPHADKEYRYSHGIRECMDGRAFFPDALGSARGVQDSYNQLTMSSYKGYSQSQFQSFANTSKEEQQQPGHHCFVLGTDIIKSSATRSIKLEKEPETQKPLHHFFGEWEPKDADSGLDLASSSKPDHDTDD; encoded by the exons ATGTTGAATACAACAAGTGCCAGAAATAGCCTTCTTTTTACTGCAACTCAATGGCATGAGCTTGAACACCAAGCTCTCATTTACAAATACATGGTCTCTGGTGTCCCTGTCCCGCCGGAACTCCTCTATTCTGTCAAAAGAAGCTTGGAATCTTCTTTGGCATCAAGACTCTTTCCTCATCAACCTA CTGGGTGGGGTTGTTTTCAGGCGGGTGCTGGCAGAAAAGCAGACCCAGAGCCAGGAAGGTGCAGAAGAACGGATGGAAAGAAATGGAGGTGCTCAAAAGAAGCATACCCAGACTCCAAGTACTGTGAGCGGCACATGCACAGAGGCAAGAATCGTTCAAGAAAGCCTGTGGAACTTGCATCAACTACTACAacagcagcggcagcagcaaTTCCTTTAACATCAATCAACAGAAACCTCTACAACAACACTGTTTCGCCCTCCAGTTCCTCTTATTCTTTCTCTAACCTCTCTTCATCTATGGAATCTGAAATTTATGCCCATCAAGATTCTAGCCGCAGCACCTTCCTTTATCCTCATTCTTCATCTTCTGGTCCTCCAGCTGATTCTGGTTTTTCACCTCAAAACAGCACCACTCATAACCTGTTTTTGGACTGTGGATCTTCTCCTCATGCTGATAAAGAGTATAG GTATTCTCATGGAATAAGGGAGTGTATGGACGGGAGAGCTTTCTTCCCAGATGCTTTAGGGAGTGCAAGAGGCGTACAAGACTCATACAATCAATTGACAATGAGTTCCTACAAAGGTTACTCGCAGTCACAGTTTCAAAGCTTTGCTAATACTTCTAAAGAAGAGCAGCAACAACCAGGGCACCATTGCTTTGTTTTGGGCACTGATATTATCAAGTCATCAGCTACAAGGTCAATCAAGTTGGAGAAAGAACCTGAAACCCAGAAGCCATTGCACCATTTCTTTGGTGAGTGGGAACCGAAGGATGCAGACTCTGGGCTTGATCTTGCATCCAGTTCAAAACCTGATCACGACACtg ATGATTGA
- the LOC7475696 gene encoding growth-regulating factor 5 isoform X2 encodes MLNTTSARNSLLFTATQWHELEHQALIYKYMVSGVPVPPELLYSVKRSLESSLASRLFPHQPTGWGCFQAGAGRKADPEPGRCRRTDGKKWRCSKEAYPDSKYCERHMHRGKNRSRKPVELASTTTTAAAAAIPLTSINRNLYNNTVSPSSSSYSFSNLSSSMESEIYAHQDSSRSTFLYPHSSSSGPPADSGFSPQNSTTHNLFLDCGSSPHADKEYRECMDGRAFFPDALGSARGVQDSYNQLTMSSYKGYSQSQFQSFANTSKEEQQQPGHHCFVLGTDIIKSSATRSIKLEKEPETQKPLHHFFGEWEPKDADSGLDLASSSKPDHDTDD; translated from the exons ATGTTGAATACAACAAGTGCCAGAAATAGCCTTCTTTTTACTGCAACTCAATGGCATGAGCTTGAACACCAAGCTCTCATTTACAAATACATGGTCTCTGGTGTCCCTGTCCCGCCGGAACTCCTCTATTCTGTCAAAAGAAGCTTGGAATCTTCTTTGGCATCAAGACTCTTTCCTCATCAACCTA CTGGGTGGGGTTGTTTTCAGGCGGGTGCTGGCAGAAAAGCAGACCCAGAGCCAGGAAGGTGCAGAAGAACGGATGGAAAGAAATGGAGGTGCTCAAAAGAAGCATACCCAGACTCCAAGTACTGTGAGCGGCACATGCACAGAGGCAAGAATCGTTCAAGAAAGCCTGTGGAACTTGCATCAACTACTACAacagcagcggcagcagcaaTTCCTTTAACATCAATCAACAGAAACCTCTACAACAACACTGTTTCGCCCTCCAGTTCCTCTTATTCTTTCTCTAACCTCTCTTCATCTATGGAATCTGAAATTTATGCCCATCAAGATTCTAGCCGCAGCACCTTCCTTTATCCTCATTCTTCATCTTCTGGTCCTCCAGCTGATTCTGGTTTTTCACCTCAAAACAGCACCACTCATAACCTGTTTTTGGACTGTGGATCTTCTCCTCATGCTGATAAAGAGTATAG GGAGTGTATGGACGGGAGAGCTTTCTTCCCAGATGCTTTAGGGAGTGCAAGAGGCGTACAAGACTCATACAATCAATTGACAATGAGTTCCTACAAAGGTTACTCGCAGTCACAGTTTCAAAGCTTTGCTAATACTTCTAAAGAAGAGCAGCAACAACCAGGGCACCATTGCTTTGTTTTGGGCACTGATATTATCAAGTCATCAGCTACAAGGTCAATCAAGTTGGAGAAAGAACCTGAAACCCAGAAGCCATTGCACCATTTCTTTGGTGAGTGGGAACCGAAGGATGCAGACTCTGGGCTTGATCTTGCATCCAGTTCAAAACCTGATCACGACACtg ATGATTGA